The Elgaria multicarinata webbii isolate HBS135686 ecotype San Diego chromosome 1, rElgMul1.1.pri, whole genome shotgun sequence genome includes the window TTCGCCCACGGAgagcttttgtattttaaaaaaatggccattcTGAAAAGCTATGGTGATCCAGCTGTTTATAGGAATTATTATAAGGCACAGGCTGGCTATGCATTGCCTGGTTACCATGGGGCCCCCGTGATGTATGGCGCAGGGCTTGGTGGTATTTTCAGAAGCCTTTTCCGAAAAGCTATGCCCctgttgagaagaggtatagacaTCATTAAACCCCATGCAAAAACTGCTGCACGTAATATTGCTAAAGACATGATAGGACATGTTACACATGAGGTTTTGAACAGAGTGAACACCCCAACACCGCAAGACGGATCAGGCCTGCTGTACATTAAAAGGCGGGGCCCTCTAAAAAGAAAGGCCTCACGGGTTAGATTGGTTggaccaccccgcccccttaaaaGAAAACGACCAAGAGGAAAGAAACGTCAGAAGAGACGTGTTGTATCAAAGAGACGACGGTCTGTTACAGCTAaaagagatatattttaaaatcatcgCCATGGCTTTCATCCACTGCGGCTCTGAAGAATGCGCTAAATCTGAACTTGATTTATTCAACATTGGCCCAACACAGACCAGTATTGAGAGAAGCCTGTTTATAGAGgtaccccctctctctgccctttCAGACTCTGCACCACTGGATTTCTACATTCCAGGGAATGGGGAAGATTATATGGACTTAAATAACACTTTGCTTTATGTGTGTTGCAAAATTGTCAATCCTGACGGAACCAACCTCGCTGTAAATGAGGAGGTAGGCCTGGTGAATTATCCAATAGCATCCCTCTTTAGTCAGCTGGATGTGACACTTGGCGATCGTTTAATAAGCCAAAGCAACAATTCCTATCCCTATCGAGGGTATTTTGAAGCTGTGCTAAACTACAGTCAGGCTACCTTGGAGACACAATTCTCTACAGCCTTGTTTTTCAAAGATGTCGCTGGCGAACATGAATCTGCGGATCTGGAGGGAGATAATACCGGTTTTATTAGAAGGGCAAATCTGACCGCGCAAAGCAGGAAGATAGATCTGTTGGGTCATCTCCACTCCGACCTGTTTTTCCAAGAAAAGCTGCTCTTAAATGGGGTTGATGTGAAAATCAAACTTACCCGGAGCAAAGATGCCTTCTGCTTAATGTCTGACGTTGCAGCTAGGCCTTTCAAACTTCAAATTGTGGCAGCCTCACTTTTTGTTAAAAAAGTCAGAGTAGCTCCAGGTGTACGTCTGGGCCATGCCGAAGCGTTGCTGACCTCTAACGCCAAATATCCTGTGGACCGTGTCAGCATGAAAGTGTTTAGCATTCCTAGAGGGAGCCGTGTAGCCAATCAGGAAAACCTGTTTTTGGGTCAATTACCTAAGCAAGTTATTATCGGTATGGTCGACAATGACGCTTATAGCGGTGATTATCataaaaacccatttaattttcaacattttaatacCAATTTCGCGGCCCTTTACCTGGATGGAGAACAGATACCCACCAAACCTTTTCAACCGTGTTTTGAGGACGGAAATTGTGTCAGAGAATACATGAGCCTTGTACAGGCTGCTGGCAAACACATGAAAGACCGGGCGCTTTTAATTAACCGTGAGGAGTATGCCAGAGGTTACACCCTGTTTGCATTTGATCTAACCCCCGATCAAGAGGGGGGTGACCACTATTCTTTGATTAAAACAGgaaacctgagggctgaatttcgCTTTAGTAGAGCCCTGCCTGACACTATAAATATGATTGTCTATGGGGTTTTTGATAGCTTAATACAGATTAATAACCGACGGAATGTTCTTTTTGACTATATGTAACATGGATAGCATCCAGTTAGCACATGAACTCAGTTCAAACCCCCATACTAAACGGTCATTCTATGGCGTGTTTCCCTGCGACATTCTACCCAGACTGCGGTTACAACAGAGACCTGTATCATTGGTGGTGAACACACATCCTCATAAATTACCTGGAGAGCATTGGTTGGCTATCTACTTGACAGAAGGCACGGGAGGGGAATTTTTTGATTCCTACGGTCATCCCCCCAACTATGAACAATTTCCTAAaactattttgtcatttttaagaAAGAATGCAACCAAGATTGTGTATCAACCAAGACAAGTTCAAGCCCCAGATTCGATGGTTTGTGGGTACCACTGTATATTTTTTCTTCAACAGCGCTCAAAGGGTTTAACATTTGGACAGATTCAAGACATGTATTCTCGAAACTTGGAAAGAAATGACCGGATGGTGGTGCAATCTTTAAAAACCCAGAAGAATATGTACAGACATAGATCAGATATGTTCCAAACATCACAATGCTGTATATCATGTAATgagtttcacaataaaagccaccTCTAataggggggttgttgttgtttttaaaaaaagacttcttctttttttatagcTGGGTGTTTCATAtcacaaaataaatatgttttaaaaaaatttattttTAGGACTGGGGGAAAAAAACAGCACCTTATTTTGAGATTCCTAGTCTGGGGTGAGTGATGGGGAAATGTCCTGAATGTGATTAAAACGATCCATTGTTCTCAGGGGAAACATTCTAAGAGGCTTAAAAGGTGACATCGGCTAGGTGATAGACTCATCATTTTGAGATTCCTAGTCTGGGGTGGGTGATGGGGAAATGTCCTAAATGTGACGATCCATTGTTCTCAGGGGAAACATTCTA containing:
- the LOC134401874 gene encoding uncharacterized protein F54H12.2-like; the protein is MAFIHCGSEECAKSELDLFNIGPTQTSIERSLFIEVPPLSALSDSAPLDFYIPGNGEDYMDLNNTLLYVCCKIVNPDGTNLAVNEEVGLVNYPIASLFSQLDVTLGDRLISQSNNSYPYRGYFEAVLNYSQATLETQFSTALFFKDVAGEHESADLEGDNTGFIRRANLTAQSRKIDLLGHLHSDLFFQEKLLLNGVDVKIKLTRSKDAFCLMSDVAARPFKLQIVAASLFVKKVRVAPGVRLGHAEALLTSNAKYPVDRVSMKVFSIPRGSRVANQENLFLGQLPKQVIIGMVDNDAYSGDYHKNPFNFQHFNTNFAALYLDGEQIPTKPFQPCFEDGNCVREYMSLVQAAGKHMKDRALLINREEYARGYTLFAFDLTPDQEGGDHYSLIKTGNLRAEFRFSRALPDTINMIVYGVFDSLIQINNRRNVLFDYM